The genomic region TCCTTTCGCCCACAGTTCACCAGCGAATTCACACGTTGCGCCAGCACTTCGTCGTTCGTCGTTACGGCTCCACCTTCCCCCGCAGTCAAGAGTTTCGACGATTGCATCGAAAACGAACCCAGGTCGCCAATCGAACCCGCGCCGCGCCCGCGCCATTGCGCGCCGTGGGAGTGCGCGCAGTCTTCGACGAGCAACAAGCCGCGCCGCTGGGCGAGGTCTGAGAGGCGATCCATATCGGCCATCGAGCAGGCCAGATGCACCGGCATCAGGGCTTCGGTTCGCGGTCCAATCGCAGCCTCGACCTGATCGCAATCTATACAGTAGGTGTCGGGGTCGATATCGACGAACACGGGGACGGCTCCCGCACCGATGATGCCCCCGGCCGTTCCCACGAAAGTATACGCAGTGGTAATGACCTCGGCGCCCGGCTGGATGCGCGCCGCCTGCAGAGCGAGCGAAAGCGAAAATGTTCCGTTCGCACAAGGCACCGCGTACTGGGTGCCGATGTACTGCGAGAACTCGCCCGAGAAAGCCCGAGCCTCGGTGTTCGGGCTGGGAAAGCCACCCCAGTTGCCCGAATCGAGCACACGCGTCAGCGCTTCCCGCTCTTCAGCCCCGAATTCCGGCCAGCGCGGCCAGGCTCGGGTTCGGACTGAATGGCCGCCGTGGATCGCGAGTTCGCTAGACACCTTCACCCCTCCCAAATTGACACGTGAATCAGCGCCAAAGTACCCTGCTCAGCGTGCCCAACAAGTACTTCTCCATAGACGGAGTTGCGACCTTCGTCCACCACTCCGGAACGACCACTCTCCCCGGGGTGGTTCCGGATACGCAAGCCGGTGAGACAGTGGTCTGTCTGCACGATATCGGAGGCAATGGAGCGGAGTTTCGCGGATTGCTCGATGGGCTCGAGGGCGCTCATAGCCCGTTTGCCTTCGACTTCCCTGGGCACTCGCGTTCCGGGGAACTCGACAGTCTTGGTTCGATCGCGCGCATGGCGGAGTTCCTCGGCGAGTTCTGCTCAGTGCTTGGGCTCGAACGACCCGTGCTGCTCGGTCACGGGATGGGGGCCGCCGTCGCATTGCAGTACGCGCTTTCTTCACCCGCCTCGGTTCGAGCTCTCGTGCTCAGCGCTGGAGCGGCTCGCTTCGATATTCCGGACGATCGCATCGAGGGATTGCGGCGTATCACCGAAGGGAAGGCGCAGCGACAGTTCGATCGCTCGATCTATTCGCCTGCTACGGGTCCCGAGATCATGCGGGCTTGTTTCATGGAGTCGGTCAAGACCGATCCGCGCGTCGCGTATGGCGACCTGCTGGCGTGCAAGGACTGGGATGGGTCTGCGGATCTGGGCGGACTCGATCTGCCCGTGTTGATCGTGTGGGGAGAAGACGCGCAAGACACGTCGAAACAGGATTCGGTCCTGCTGGCCGAGAGGATTTCCGGAGCGAAGAAATTGGAGATTCCGAAGGCGGGGCACGCGTTGCTCCACGAGCAGCCTGCTGCACTGGTCGATGGGGTTAGCGGCTTTCTTTCGGAGCTTCAGTCATGAGTTTACGGGGACAGATTGCGATTGCGGGTGTTCACGAGCACCCCACGCGCTGGGCGCCGGACAAGAGCGAATTTCAGATCATGGCCGAGAGCGCCCGAGGCGCACTCGCGGACTGTGGACTGGATCTTTCCGATGTCGATGGCCTGTTTGCAGCCAGTATGTCGATGGGCGCGATGGGGATCGTATCGCTGGCCGAGTACCTGAATCTCAAGCCCCGTTACCTGGACGGAACCAATATCGGAGGTTCCTCCTTCGTCTCACACGTGACTCACGCCGCGGCTGCGATTCACGCGGGCTTGTGCGATGTCGCGCTCGTTCTGTACGGGAGCACGGCTGCTTCGAATCGACTCGCGATCGGAACTGGCCTGGGGGGCGGCCGCGATGCCTCGGCCTCTTTCGTTTCTCCTTACGGATTGACGACCGTCGGAAGCTACGCGTTGATCGCACAACGCCATATGCACGAGTACGGGACCACTTCGGAACAACTCGCAGAGATCGCGGTCACGATGCGCAGGCACGCCGGGCTGAATCCGGCCGCCAAGATGCGCGCGCCGATCGATGTACAGGACGTCCTGGACAGTCGGATGATTTCGGATCCGTTGCACTTGCTGGACTGCTGCATCATCAGCGATGGCGGGGGGGCAGTCGTCGTGACCAGCACCGAGCGCGCTCGCGATCTCGCAAAGCCCGTAGTGCGGATCGAAGGTTGTGGCGAAGCGGTGTGTCATCCTGAGATCGCCCGACCCGATCTCCTGAAGATCGCGGCGAACCAGTCGAGCGAGCAGGCTTTTCGCATGTCGGGTGTCACCCACGATGACATCGACCTGTGCACGATCTACGACAGTTTCACGATCACGGTGCTGGTCACACTCGAAAACCTGGGCTTCTGCAAGCGCGGGGAGGGCGGTTCCTTCGTCGAGGGCGGACGCATCGGACTGGGCGGGGAGTTGCCGATCAACCCCGACGGTGGCGGTCTTTCTTCGAACCATCCGGGAATGCGTGGCATCTTCCT from bacterium harbors:
- a CDS encoding DegT/DnrJ/EryC1/StrS family aminotransferase, whose amino-acid sequence is MSSELAIHGGHSVRTRAWPRWPEFGAEEREALTRVLDSGNWGGFPSPNTEARAFSGEFSQYIGTQYAVPCANGTFSLSLALQAARIQPGAEVITTAYTFVGTAGGIIGAGAVPVFVDIDPDTYCIDCDQVEAAIGPRTEALMPVHLACSMADMDRLSDLAQRRGLLLVEDCAHSHGAQWRGRGAGSIGDLGSFSMQSSKLLTAGEGGAVTTNDEVLAQRVNSLVNCGRKEVGYDGFPEQMLGYNLRMTEWQAAALRCQLVRLPNQHRRRQRGVEQLETALAEITGLEPLFRDERITQRTAYQFIVRYQADAFSGVPRDHLIHALRAEGVPCSGQFYAPLNEDPLLAADTRTNPLTRAGIDFSGLSFPRARHAAYEESIWLPHELFLGDESDVGDIAEAFAKLSRNAARLREQPPAGAPSRR
- a CDS encoding alpha/beta hydrolase, whose product is MNQRQSTLLSVPNKYFSIDGVATFVHHSGTTTLPGVVPDTQAGETVVCLHDIGGNGAEFRGLLDGLEGAHSPFAFDFPGHSRSGELDSLGSIARMAEFLGEFCSVLGLERPVLLGHGMGAAVALQYALSSPASVRALVLSAGAARFDIPDDRIEGLRRITEGKAQRQFDRSIYSPATGPEIMRACFMESVKTDPRVAYGDLLACKDWDGSADLGGLDLPVLIVWGEDAQDTSKQDSVLLAERISGAKKLEIPKAGHALLHEQPAALVDGVSGFLSELQS
- a CDS encoding thiolase, encoding MSLRGQIAIAGVHEHPTRWAPDKSEFQIMAESARGALADCGLDLSDVDGLFAASMSMGAMGIVSLAEYLNLKPRYLDGTNIGGSSFVSHVTHAAAAIHAGLCDVALVLYGSTAASNRLAIGTGLGGGRDASASFVSPYGLTTVGSYALIAQRHMHEYGTTSEQLAEIAVTMRRHAGLNPAAKMRAPIDVQDVLDSRMISDPLHLLDCCIISDGGGAVVVTSTERARDLAKPVVRIEGCGEAVCHPEIARPDLLKIAANQSSEQAFRMSGVTHDDIDLCTIYDSFTITVLVTLENLGFCKRGEGGSFVEGGRIGLGGELPINPDGGGLSSNHPGMRGIFLVIEAVHQLRDECAERQVAGARTALVHGTGGTLGVAHSGATLILARD